The segment TGATCATTGACCTCACCGACCAGAAAAATCACGCGCTCTTTGAGCAGACGCGAGTAGATGTCGTAAGAGCGCTCACCGCGACCCGACTGTTCTACGACCATGGGAACCATGCCCAAACCCAGTGTATCCAATGCGCTCATGTTTTCTCCAGTGCTATGCGCCTACTGTAGCCGCATTCTGAAATGAAAATGGGGCTTGCGCGTAAAAGCACAAGCCCCGCTTTTCAACTTATCGGCACCCGCCTAGGGCAAGTACCAACAATAGGTCAACAGCGATTAAGCCTGACCCATCAGTTCGTCGAAGGACACAGCCTTGTCAGTGATCTTGGCCTTGGCCAGCACGAACTCGGTCACGTTGTTTTCGATCACAACGGCTTCCACTTCGGCCAGACGGTTGCGGTCGCCGAAGTACCAGCGCACCACGTCTTCAGGCTTTTCGTAGCTAGAAGCCAGCTCTTCCACGTGAGCCTTGATTTGCTCAGTGGTCGCTTGCAGTTCGTTGGTCTTGACCAGCTCAGCCACCACCAGGCCCAAACGCACGCGGCGCTCGGCTTGGGGCAAGAAGATGTCTTCAGGGATTTCAGCCTTAGCTGCATCCTTGATACCGCGCTGCTGCAGCTCGGCGCGAGCGCCTTCCAGCAGACGGCCCACTTCAGCTTGCACGGAAGCCTTAGGCAGATCCAGTTCAGCCACGGACACCAGAGCGTCCATCACGGCTTGCTTGTTACGGCCTTGAACGCGGAACTTCACTTCGCGCTCCAGGTTCTTCTTGATGTCTTCGCGCAGAGCGTCGACCGAGCCACCGTCCACACCCAGAGTCTTCACAAACTCGGCGTTCACTTCTGGCAGGTTAGCGGCTTCCACCTTCTTGACTGTCACCAGGAAGTCGGCAGTCTTGCCGGCCACGTCTTCACCGTGGTAGTCAGCGGGGAAAGCTAGGGGGAAAGTCTTGGACTCGCCAGCCTTCATGCCGCGGGTTGCGTCTTCGAATTCCTTGAGCATTTGGCCTTCGCCAACCAGGAATTGGAAAGCTTCAGCCTTGCCGCCGGAGAAAGTCTCGCCGTCGATCTTGCCTTCGAAGTCCACAGTCACGCGGTCGCCGTCCACAGCGGCTTCAGTCGCAGCGCGGTCCACGAAAGTGCGGCGCTGCTTGCGCAGAATGTCTACGGTCTTGTCGATAGCAGCGTCGTCCACTGTTGTGGACAGCTTTTCCACTTCAGCAGCAGTCAGATCACCGATCTTGACTTCAGGCATCACTTCGAAGACGGCTTCGAATTGAGCTTGGCCTTCAGCAGCGCCTTCTTTTTCAGAAATCGAAGGCTGGCCAGCAACGCGCAGACCGGCTTCGTTCACGGCGGCGGCAAAAGCCTCGCTCACCTTGTCGTTCAGCACTTCGTACTGAACAGCGTAGCCGTGGCGCTGGGCCACAACGCTCATGGGCACCTTACCAGGACGGAAACCGTCCATCTTCACAGTGCGCGCAACGTTCTTCAGACGTGCATCCACTTCAGACTGGATAGAAGACAGGGGCACGCTCAGCGTGATCTTGCGCTCGAGCTTTTCAAGAGTTTCAACGTTAACGGCCATGATTTTTCCTAAGAGGGATGAGGACCGTGCAGATTGCCAAGCAACCCGCACCGTATTGCGCAAAGTCACAGTGCGCGCACATCTTTCGTCATGCGGCACCACAAATTTTCCGAAGCCTGTCCCGGTAATGAGCCCAGCGTCTGGCGCGGGGCATTTGTACAAATCAGGAACAGGCGAAGCCGACCATTATAGCGAGCCGCTGCGTGGGCTCGACCATCGGGCCTAAGGGGTTTGCCTGAAAAAGCGGGGCAAGCGACATGAAGCGCAGCGCAGCAAAGAAAAAGCCCGCACCTTGTTTGAGGTGCGGGCTCTTGGCAGCCTGGCTGCCAGTATCTGGTGCGCGAGGCCGGACTCGAACCGGCACGGTGTTGCCACCGTCAGGACCTAAACCTGGTGCGTCTACCAATTTCGCCACCCGCGCGGTTGGTGATGCGTTAATTTACACACCACCGAGGTCAAGCCGCAGATTCTAGCTGCAAATTTGCGACCTGCAGCACAAATTTTGCATAGAGCAGCGAACACCACTTGATACGAGGCGGCGCAGCGACGCATCAAGATTCGTGCTCGCGCACTCTTAAACGGTTTCCTTTTTGATGCGGAATGCCGCTGCATACATCGCAGGCAGCGCCAGCAGTGTCAGAACCGTCGCCACAATCAAGCCGCCCATAATGGCAACCGCCATGGGCCCCCAAAACACGCTGCGCGACAGCGGAATCATGGCAAGCACCGCAGCAGCAGCCGTCAGCACAATGGGGCGCAGGCGGTGCACTGCCGCTTCCACGATGGCATCCCAAGCAGGCACGCCTTGGGCCCGGCCAGTCTCGATTTGGTCAATCAAGATGACAGAGTTGCGCTGAATCATGCCCATCAAGGCCACCACGCCCAACAGCGCCACAAAGCCAAACGGGCGGTCCAGCAGCAGCAAAGCCGCCGCCACTCCGGGCACACCCAGCGGGCCGGTGATGAATACCAGCAGCGAGCGGCTGACGCTGCGCAGTTGCAGCATGAGCAGTGTGAACGTCAAAAACAGTAGCACCGGGATGCCCGCAGCAATAGAGCCTGAGCCTTTGGAGCTTTCCTCTACCGCGCCCGCAACTTCAATGCGGTAAGCGGTGTCGCCTGCGGCATGCCAAGTCTCTTCCAGCTTGCGCAGCTCTGGCAGCAGTTCGCTGGTCACGGTTGCGCCTTGCAGGCCTTCGCGCACATCGCCTTGGACAGTGATGGCAAAGTTGCGCTTTTCGCGCCACATCACGCCCGGCTCCCAAGTCATGACAGGCTTGGCGATCTGGGTGAGCGGAATGGATTTGCCAGCATTTGTCGTCACATAAACGTTGGCGATGTCCGCAATGGCGTCCCGCTCTTGCTTGGGCTGGCGCATCACGATATCGATGAGCTTGTCGCCCTCGCGGAACTGGCCCACGGTGACGCCACTGAAATTCATGCCAGTGGCCTCCGCAATCGACTGACTGGTCACGCCCAAAGCGCGGGCTTTGTCTTGATCTACCTGCAGGCTAATGACCTTGATGGACTCATTCCAGTTGTCATTCACGCCACGCATATTTTCATTGGCACGCATGCGCTGCTTGACGTCATCCGCATAAGCGCGCAGCTTGGTGGAGTCAGTGCCCAGCACCCGAAACTGCACAGGGTATGGCACAGGTGGCCCGTTGGGCAGCAGCTTAGAGCGAGCCCGCACCTCCGGAAATTCCTCGGCCATCAGCGCTGGCAGCTTTTTGCGAATTTCTTCGCGCGCCTTCAAGTTTTTGGCCACCAAGATGAACTGAGAGACGTTGTTCTGCGGAAAGACCTGATCCAGCGGCAGATAAAAGCGCGGCGCGCCGGAGCCAATCCATTCGCTCACGGACTCCACGCCTTCCAGCTCTAAAAAGCGCTTTTCCACGCGCAGCGTAACTTCCTTGTTGGCGTGCAGGGCCGTGCCTTCGGGGAACCAAAGGTCCACCAATACCTCGGGGCGGCTGGAGTCGGGGAAGAACTGCTGCTGCACCTTGCCCATGCCCACCAAGCCCAGCACAAAGACCAGTACCGTGACGCCAATCGTCAACCAGCGGTGCAGCACGCACCAGTTCACCATGCGGCGAAAGCCGTTGTAAAACGGGGTATTGAACAACTCATGCTCGCTGGCATTGGTGTTGATGCCGGCCTCTTCAGCCGAGATCTCGCCAGACGCAACTTCAGGCGGCAGCGTGGCCGCATGAGGTGGTTTTTTGAGCAACAGCAAGCCCAAATAAGGCACAAAGTACACCGAAGCGACCCAACTGAGCACCAGCGCAATCACTGTGACTGCGAAGATGGCGAAGGTGTATTCACCCGTCATGGACTTGGCCATGCCGATAGGCAAAAAGCCCGCCGCCGTAATCAGCGTACCGGTCAACATGGGCTTGGCCGTAATTTCATAGGCGAAAGTGGCGGCGCGGTACTTGTCGTAGCCCTCTTCCATCTTGCGCACCATCATCTCTACCGAAATGATGGCGTCATCCACCAGCAAGCCCAGCGCAATGATGAGCGAGCCCAGCGATATCTTGTGCAAGCCGATATTCCAGTACCACATGGCCAAGAAGGTCGCAGCCAGCACCAGCGGAATGGTGATGCCCACAACCAAGCCGGGGCGCGGGTCGATATACCAGCGCTTCCACAGCGGGTGATGACCTTCGCGCTTGTGCAACCCCAGGCTCAAAAAGCTCACGGCCAGCACCACCACAATCGCTTCAACCAGCACCTGCAAAAACTCGCTCACTGAATTAGCCACCGCCTTAGGCTGGTTTTGCATATTGTTCAAGAACACACCCACAGGTAGGTTCTTGGCAATTTGATCGGTGGCCTTGGTCAACGCCTTGCCCAAGGCAATGATGTCGCCACCCTTGACCATGGAGACGCCCAAAGCAATCGTAGGCTCGCCTTGAAAGCGCACCATGGTGCCCGCCGGATCGGCATAGCCGCGGTGCACCTCGGCAATATCACCCAACCTGAACTGGGCTCCGCTAGGGCCAGCAATCGGCATAGCGCGCACTTGGTCGAGGTCGCTGAACTGCCCCTGCACGCGCAGCACAATCGTCTCGGCTGGCGTTTGCAGCGTACCGGCAGATGCCACGGCGTTTTGCTGGTTGAGCTGGTCTAGCACCAGCTTCAAATTCAGCCCCATTTGCGTGGCACGCGGCGAGAGTTCTACATAGACCTTTTCATCCTGCACACCAAACTGCTCAACTTTGGCCACATCGTGCACTTGCAGCAATTGCTGGCGCACATCGTCGGCCAGCGTCTTCAGTTCTGCATAGCTAAAACCTTTGGCTTGCAGTGCGTAGATCACACCATAAACATCGCCAAAATCATCATTAAAAAACGGCCCTTGCACGCCCTGCGGCAAGGTGTAGCGCATATCGCCTATTTTTTTGCGCACCGCGTACCAAAGCTGGGGCACCTCTTTAGGCGGTGAGTAATCTTTGACCTGAAAAATGACCTGCGACTCACCCGGCTTGGAGTAGCTGCTGATCTTGTCGGCGTAAGGCACCTCTTGCAGCGTGCGCTCTATCTTGTCTGTCACCTGCTGGGCGACCTGCTCAGCCGTAGCACCGGGCCAGTAGGTGCGAATGACCATGGCGCGGAAGGTAAACGGCGGATCCTCATCCTGCCCCAGCTGGAAAAAGGCCGCAAAGCCCAGCAGCATGAGCACGACCATGAAGTAACGCGTCAGCGCCACATGATCGAGCGCCCAACGGGATAAATTGAAATGCGCGCCGCCTGATTTCTTCTTTTCTGAGCCACTCATTTTCCTGCCTCCGCTGCGGCAGGAGTTGTCTTCACTTCTTGATTTGCTTCTACTTTAGGAGCTACAAGTCCACCATCCACCTTGACTTGAGGCTGTTTTTTCTCTAAATCTTCCGTAGGCTTGGCATACCTATCGCGATACACCGTAACCTTTTGCCCCGCCGTCAGCACATGCACGCCCGTGGCCACCACCTGCATACCCGATTGCAGACCCGAGGTAATCACCGCCTCATTGCCATCTGCCGACCCCACCTGCACCGGCTGCAGCTTGACGGAGCCAGTGGCCGCGTCATACAGCCATACCGCTGTGCCCTGACCCTTGCCACCGTCTTGGTACAAGGCCGTGGTGGGCAGCTTGATAACTTGGGCGCCCACATCACTCTTGCCCACCCCCATGCCTTCAGGCATGACCTCCACGGTCGAGCCCAGCGCAGGCAAGTCCGCGCCCTGCAAAGCTGCCTTGACCAAATAAGTACGCGTTGCAGGGTCGGCACTGGCGGCCACTTCTCGCACCCGCGCGTCGATCACGCGAGACTCATCTGACCAAGGGCGAACCTTCACCACTTGGCCGGGCTTGATGGCGCTGCGGCGGTCCTCGGGCACGTTAAACACAGCGTCGCGCGCACCATCCAAGGCAATGCGCACCACAGGCGTGCCCGCTGCAACCACCTGCCCGGGCTCGGCATCCACGCTGGTGACCACGCCATCGGCATCGGCCACTAGCTGGGTGTAGTTTTCTTGATTGGACTGGCTAGACAGCTGGGCCTTGGCTTGGTCAAGCGATGCCTGCGCGGCCTTCAGATTGGCCTCGTAGCGCTCCATCTCTGCAGAGCTGATGAAGTTTTGCGCGCGCAGGGTGCGAAAGCGTTTGGCATTGGCCTCGGCCAAATCACGCTGCGTGGTGGCTGCCGAGAGTTGTGCCCGCGCGGCATCTGCGCCCAGTTGGTAGTCACGCGCATCAAGCCTTGCCAGCACTTGACCGGCCTTGACATGCTGGCCCAGCTCCACCTGGCGCTGGGTGATCTTGCCTGCCACGCGAAAGCCTAGTCGAGACTCCACCTTGGCGCGCACATCGCCCGAATATTCTTGGGCGGACTCAATCACGGCCTCGCCCACCGCCACCAATTTAACGGCACGCACCGGCTCAGGCAGCGGCTCTTTCTTAGAGCAAGCCGATAACATGGCGGCAGCCGCAACAACGGACAAAGTCAGCAAAGGCGCTGCAGACTTGCGCAATGAAGACAGCACTGCAGGGCGACGATAGGGCGATACAGCCATGGTGTTCGAGACAGGTAAAAGTAGGGGAAAAGTGCAGCCACCTTGCAGGTCACCGCACCAAAGTCAGCGCAGATTGTGCATGCTCGTGCGTTTTTGCGCCGTCTTTTTAGCGACCAATTTTTTAGCCCCTAATTAACGACCAGTCGCAAGCGCTATTGCAGCGCAGGCCACAATACGAGCTGTGAACCATAAGCCCTCCGCAAGTCCCGCGCCTCAAGAGCCGGGCAGCATTACGCATTACGAAAATTTTCCCGTGGCATCGTGGCTGTGCCCGCCCCAGCTGCGCCCGCCCATCGCCGCCATTTATCACTTTGCGCGCACTGCCGATGATCTGGCCGACGAAGGTGACATCAGCACCGAGCAGCGCCTGCAGGCCCTGCAGCAGTACGGCAGCGATTTGCAAGCCATAGGCACAGCAGACCAGGCATCCATGCTGGCAAGCACCACTTGGCCCCAAGTGTTTGGCCCACTGGCCGCGCAAGTGCAGGCCCATCAGTTGCCCAAGCCTTTGCTGGCCGACCTGCTGAGCGCCTTTGAGCAAGACGTGCGCATGACCGGCGCTCAGACCCGTTACACCGACATGGCCCAGTTGCTGGACTATTGCCGCCGCTCGGCCAACCCCATTGGTCGGCTGCTGCTGCATCTGTATGGCGTAAACCACGCCAAGGCGCTGCACCAAAGCGATGCCGTTTGCACTGCCCTGCAACTCATCAACTTTTGGCAAGACTTGAGCCAAGACTTGCCCCGCCAGCGCCATTACCTGCCCGATGCGGACTTAGAGCGCCACGGCATTGCACGCAGCGCCATCCAACCCGTTGAAAGTGCCCTAACGCCAGAGCTGCAAACTTTGCTGGGCGAGCTCAACCGACAAGCCCGCAGCCTTATGGAGCATGGCGCACCTCTTGTACACCAGCTTCCCGGGCGCGCAGGCTGGGAGCTGCGACTGGTCGTGCAAGGCGGCCTGCGCATTTTGAGCAAGCTAGACGCCATGCAAGGGCGCAACCTTTACCAGCGCATCAAACTGGGCAAAAAAGATTTGCCCGCTATGCTCTGGCAAGCCGTCCTCATGCACGAATAAAATTCATGCCAAAACAGCCTCTAGTCATTGATTTACCTTGATGAGTAGCTATCAATTTAAAAAACCATCAAGCGTTTTGACCCGGCGCAAGCAGTGCATTGCACGCTTGCACTCGCCAAACACCTACAGCGTGTGACAATGCTCACCCTATGAATCCGGATCAGTACGTCCAAGACAAAGCAGCGTCCTCGGGCAGCAGCTTTTACTACGCCTTCCTCTTTTTGCCCAAAGAGCGCCGCGCCGCTATCACGGCTTTTTATGCCTTCTGCCGCGAAGTCGATGACGTGGTCGATGAGATCACCGACCCCGGCGTCGCCGCCACCAAGCTGGCATGGTGGAAAAGTGAAGTTCACAAAGGCTTTAGCGGCCAGTCCAGCCACCCCGTGATGCAGGCACTAATGCCCCACGCCACCACCTACGGCATTGAAGAGCGTCATCTGCAAGGCGTGATTGAAGGCTGCCAGATGGATCTGGACCAGACCCGTTATCTGGACTATCCTGGCCTGCAGCGCTACTGCCACTTGGTCGCTGGCGTGGTCGGCGAAGTCGCCGCGCGCATCTTTGGCCAGACCGACGAACGCACCACCGAATACGCCCACACGCTGGGCCAAGCGCTGCAGCTGACCAACATCCTGCGTGATGTGGGCGAAGACGCCATGCGCGGGCGCATCTACCTGCCCATCAGCGATTTGCAGCAGTTTGACGTGAAGGCGCACGAGATCACCAAACGCGAGTACTCAGACCGTTTTACCGCGCTGATGCGCTTTCAGGCCGAGCGTGCCCACGGTCTGTATGACAAGGCTTTTGCGCTACTGCCCGACGCTGACCGCCGCGCCCAAAAGCCCGGCTTGATGATGGCCAGCATCTACCGCACCTTGCTGCGCGAGATTGAGTCCGAGAACTTTCAAGTGCTGCACCAGCGCATCAGCCTCACGCCCCTGCGCAAGCTATGGCTGGTTTGGAAGATGCAAGCACTGGGCCGCATGTAAAGCATGGCCATGAAAGTTGCCATCGTCGGTGGCGGCTGGGCCGGCATGGCCGCCGCAGTACAGCTATCGCTGAGCGGCCACCAGCCCACGGTTTTTGAAGCCAGCCGCCAACTCGGCGGCCGCGGCCGCAATCTGGATTTGCCCGGCGGGATCAACGCCACTGTCACAGTCGACAACGGCCAGCACATTCTGATTGGCGCTTACGCCGAATGCCTGCGCCTGATGAAGGTGGTAGGCGTTGAGCCTGAAGCAGCCCTGCTGCGCAAACCACTGGCCATACGCTATGCCAACGGCAGCGGCATCCGCTTTCCCAAGTTACCCGCTCCGCTGGATGCTTTGGTCGGCATTGCCAGCGCCAGCGGCTGGTCACTGGGCGAACGCGCTGCCTTATTGACCCGCGCTGTGCGCTGGCGCTTGCAGGGCTTTCGCTGCGCAGATCAAGCTACCGTGGCCGATATTTGCAACGGCCTGCCCAAGCGTTTGCTGAATGAGTTCATTGAGCCGCTGTGCGTCTCAGCCTTGAACCTATCCGCCGCTCAGGCCAGCGGCAGCATATTTTTACGTGTGCTGCATGACTCGCTCTTTGCCGGCACCGGCGGCTCTCACTTTCTAGTGCCGCGCTGCGGTTTGGGCGATTTATTCCCTGTGCCCGCCGCGCAATGGCTGCAAAGCCGGGGCCACGCCGTGCATACGGCCAGCCGCATTCAAGAACTGACTGCTCAAGGCCAGCAATGGCTGC is part of the Comamonas sp. Y33R10-2 genome and harbors:
- a CDS encoding efflux RND transporter periplasmic adaptor subunit, which codes for MLSACSKKEPLPEPVRAVKLVAVGEAVIESAQEYSGDVRAKVESRLGFRVAGKITQRQVELGQHVKAGQVLARLDARDYQLGADAARAQLSAATTQRDLAEANAKRFRTLRAQNFISSAEMERYEANLKAAQASLDQAKAQLSSQSNQENYTQLVADADGVVTSVDAEPGQVVAAGTPVVRIALDGARDAVFNVPEDRRSAIKPGQVVKVRPWSDESRVIDARVREVAASADPATRTYLVKAALQGADLPALGSTVEVMPEGMGVGKSDVGAQVIKLPTTALYQDGGKGQGTAVWLYDAATGSVKLQPVQVGSADGNEAVITSGLQSGMQVVATGVHVLTAGQKVTVYRDRYAKPTEDLEKKQPQVKVDGGLVAPKVEANQEVKTTPAAAEAGK
- the hpnC gene encoding squalene synthase HpnC; this encodes MNHKPSASPAPQEPGSITHYENFPVASWLCPPQLRPPIAAIYHFARTADDLADEGDISTEQRLQALQQYGSDLQAIGTADQASMLASTTWPQVFGPLAAQVQAHQLPKPLLADLLSAFEQDVRMTGAQTRYTDMAQLLDYCRRSANPIGRLLLHLYGVNHAKALHQSDAVCTALQLINFWQDLSQDLPRQRHYLPDADLERHGIARSAIQPVESALTPELQTLLGELNRQARSLMEHGAPLVHQLPGRAGWELRLVVQGGLRILSKLDAMQGRNLYQRIKLGKKDLPAMLWQAVLMHE
- the hpnE gene encoding hydroxysqualene dehydroxylase HpnE, with protein sequence MKVAIVGGGWAGMAAAVQLSLSGHQPTVFEASRQLGGRGRNLDLPGGINATVTVDNGQHILIGAYAECLRLMKVVGVEPEAALLRKPLAIRYANGSGIRFPKLPAPLDALVGIASASGWSLGERAALLTRAVRWRLQGFRCADQATVADICNGLPKRLLNEFIEPLCVSALNLSAAQASGSIFLRVLHDSLFAGTGGSHFLVPRCGLGDLFPVPAAQWLQSRGHAVHTASRIQELTAQGQQWLLRTSNQAIASELEQTRFDAVLMACPPHEAARLALLAAEDERLPAIDGVHYQNWAQTAQALEHTAIATVYARTSHRLCENLPWLALQNNNHHGQQMPAQFVFDRGHLHTQDAAQQGLMAFVISDCSTGHDTDREALQHQVLEQARQQLGWQDIEAVQTVVEKRATFACRPDVKRPDMKLGHGLWACGDYIAGAYPATLEGAVRSGIAAADELVKADQS
- the hpnD gene encoding presqualene diphosphate synthase HpnD, with the translated sequence MNPDQYVQDKAASSGSSFYYAFLFLPKERRAAITAFYAFCREVDDVVDEITDPGVAATKLAWWKSEVHKGFSGQSSHPVMQALMPHATTYGIEERHLQGVIEGCQMDLDQTRYLDYPGLQRYCHLVAGVVGEVAARIFGQTDERTTEYAHTLGQALQLTNILRDVGEDAMRGRIYLPISDLQQFDVKAHEITKREYSDRFTALMRFQAERAHGLYDKAFALLPDADRRAQKPGLMMASIYRTLLREIESENFQVLHQRISLTPLRKLWLVWKMQALGRM
- the tig gene encoding trigger factor, yielding MAVNVETLEKLERKITLSVPLSSIQSEVDARLKNVARTVKMDGFRPGKVPMSVVAQRHGYAVQYEVLNDKVSEAFAAAVNEAGLRVAGQPSISEKEGAAEGQAQFEAVFEVMPEVKIGDLTAAEVEKLSTTVDDAAIDKTVDILRKQRRTFVDRAATEAAVDGDRVTVDFEGKIDGETFSGGKAEAFQFLVGEGQMLKEFEDATRGMKAGESKTFPLAFPADYHGEDVAGKTADFLVTVKKVEAANLPEVNAEFVKTLGVDGGSVDALREDIKKNLEREVKFRVQGRNKQAVMDALVSVAELDLPKASVQAEVGRLLEGARAELQQRGIKDAAKAEIPEDIFLPQAERRVRLGLVVAELVKTNELQATTEQIKAHVEELASSYEKPEDVVRWYFGDRNRLAEVEAVVIENNVTEFVLAKAKITDKAVSFDELMGQA
- a CDS encoding efflux RND transporter permease subunit; translation: MSGSEKKKSGGAHFNLSRWALDHVALTRYFMVVLMLLGFAAFFQLGQDEDPPFTFRAMVIRTYWPGATAEQVAQQVTDKIERTLQEVPYADKISSYSKPGESQVIFQVKDYSPPKEVPQLWYAVRKKIGDMRYTLPQGVQGPFFNDDFGDVYGVIYALQAKGFSYAELKTLADDVRQQLLQVHDVAKVEQFGVQDEKVYVELSPRATQMGLNLKLVLDQLNQQNAVASAGTLQTPAETIVLRVQGQFSDLDQVRAMPIAGPSGAQFRLGDIAEVHRGYADPAGTMVRFQGEPTIALGVSMVKGGDIIALGKALTKATDQIAKNLPVGVFLNNMQNQPKAVANSVSEFLQVLVEAIVVVLAVSFLSLGLHKREGHHPLWKRWYIDPRPGLVVGITIPLVLAATFLAMWYWNIGLHKISLGSLIIALGLLVDDAIISVEMMVRKMEEGYDKYRAATFAYEITAKPMLTGTLITAAGFLPIGMAKSMTGEYTFAIFAVTVIALVLSWVASVYFVPYLGLLLLKKPPHAATLPPEVASGEISAEEAGINTNASEHELFNTPFYNGFRRMVNWCVLHRWLTIGVTVLVFVLGLVGMGKVQQQFFPDSSRPEVLVDLWFPEGTALHANKEVTLRVEKRFLELEGVESVSEWIGSGAPRFYLPLDQVFPQNNVSQFILVAKNLKAREEIRKKLPALMAEEFPEVRARSKLLPNGPPVPYPVQFRVLGTDSTKLRAYADDVKQRMRANENMRGVNDNWNESIKVISLQVDQDKARALGVTSQSIAEATGMNFSGVTVGQFREGDKLIDIVMRQPKQERDAIADIANVYVTTNAGKSIPLTQIAKPVMTWEPGVMWREKRNFAITVQGDVREGLQGATVTSELLPELRKLEETWHAAGDTAYRIEVAGAVEESSKGSGSIAAGIPVLLFLTFTLLMLQLRSVSRSLLVFITGPLGVPGVAAALLLLDRPFGFVALLGVVALMGMIQRNSVILIDQIETGRAQGVPAWDAIVEAAVHRLRPIVLTAAAAVLAMIPLSRSVFWGPMAVAIMGGLIVATVLTLLALPAMYAAAFRIKKETV